In Thiospirochaeta perfilievii, a single window of DNA contains:
- the cobT gene encoding nicotinate-nucleotide--dimethylbenzimidazole phosphoribosyltransferase — MSLIEDINSLIKPLDLKAMEGARVRQNRLTKPPGSLGRLEELSINVAGIKGEVFPHMDNKAILTFAGDHHVVFEEGIASAPMEVTAMQVDNFVRGGGAVNVLAKHAGARVVVIDMGVATPYKSKTGVKNKFVASGAKNISKGPAMSRDEAIKSVIGGIETVLEEIDNGLDIVGIGEMGIGNTTPSSAIFSLYTGLDPIEITGPGAGIDSAVLDKKVNIVKRALEVNNPNKDDMFDVLSKIGGFEIGGMVGAIICCAAKKIPVVIDGFISTAAGVLATSYNPLISDYLFLSHKSAETGYKHVFDFFKTTPILDLGLRLGEGTGAALGISIIDAAVKSLKDISTFEEAGIVL, encoded by the coding sequence ATGTCACTTATAGAAGATATAAATAGTTTAATTAAGCCCTTGGATTTAAAAGCCATGGAGGGTGCAAGGGTTAGACAAAACAGACTAACTAAACCACCAGGAAGTTTAGGTAGACTAGAAGAGTTATCTATAAATGTAGCAGGTATTAAAGGGGAAGTATTCCCCCATATGGATAATAAGGCCATCTTAACCTTTGCAGGTGATCATCATGTTGTATTTGAAGAGGGTATTGCCAGTGCCCCAATGGAAGTAACTGCAATGCAGGTTGATAATTTTGTTCGTGGCGGAGGAGCAGTAAATGTTTTGGCTAAACATGCTGGGGCTAGAGTTGTTGTTATTGATATGGGAGTTGCTACGCCTTATAAGAGCAAAACAGGGGTAAAAAATAAGTTTGTCGCTAGTGGGGCAAAAAATATATCCAAAGGTCCAGCAATGAGTAGAGATGAAGCCATTAAATCTGTAATTGGTGGAATTGAGACAGTGTTAGAAGAGATTGATAATGGATTGGATATTGTTGGTATAGGTGAGATGGGGATAGGAAATACAACTCCGTCTTCAGCTATATTCTCCCTATATACAGGTCTTGATCCTATAGAGATAACAGGGCCTGGGGCAGGTATCGATAGTGCTGTATTAGATAAAAAAGTTAATATTGTTAAAAGAGCATTAGAGGTAAATAACCCTAATAAGGATGATATGTTTGATGTATTATCAAAAATTGGTGGATTTGAGATCGGGGGAATGGTTGGTGCAATAATCTGTTGTGCTGCTAAAAAAATCCCTGTTGTAATTGATGGTTTTATATCAACTGCCGCTGGGGTATTAGCTACCTCATACAATCCATTAATTTCTGACTATCTATTTTTATCCCATAAGTCTGCAGAGACAGGGTATAAACATGTTTTTGATTTTTTTAAAACTACACCTATATTAGACCTTGGTTTAAGATTAGGAGAGGGGACAGGGGCTGCTTTAGGGATCTCGATAATAGATGCTGCTGTTAAATCCTTAAAGGATATCTCTACATTTGAAGAGGCAGGTATAGTATTATAA
- a CDS encoding bifunctional adenosylcobinamide kinase/adenosylcobinamide-phosphate guanylyltransferase: MGITLVLGGTKTGKTSFAEKRAHTISKELSLPVYYLATALLIDHEMEDRINRHRESRSRDWITVEEPHNPSAELERLDNCVVILDCLTLLMTNIIFRLGEECPKEEAKKAVFKELDNIISSVINKDISLIIISNQVENGLVSEHKWARMFQDIAGMSHQKLAEACENVYMLNAGLPLKLK, from the coding sequence ATGGGTATTACATTAGTTTTAGGTGGGACAAAAACAGGGAAAACAAGTTTTGCAGAGAAAAGGGCACATACTATCTCTAAGGAGTTAAGTCTACCTGTTTATTATTTAGCAACAGCGCTTTTAATTGACCATGAGATGGAAGACCGAATAAATAGACATAGGGAGTCTAGAAGCAGGGATTGGATTACAGTTGAAGAGCCACATAATCCTAGCGCCGAATTAGAAAGGTTAGATAACTGTGTTGTCATACTTGATTGTCTTACACTATTAATGACCAATATAATTTTTAGATTAGGTGAGGAGTGTCCTAAAGAAGAAGCAAAAAAAGCTGTTTTTAAGGAACTTGATAATATTATTAGTTCTGTCATAAATAAAGATATTTCCCTTATAATCATATCTAACCAGGTTGAAAATGGTTTAGTTTCTGAGCATAAATGGGCTAGAATGTTCCAGGATATTGCGGGGATGAGCCACCAGAAGTTAGCAGAAGCTTGTGAAAACGTATACATGTTAAATGCTGGTCTGCCCTTAAAATTAAAGTAG
- a CDS encoding ATP-dependent Clp protease ATP-binding subunit: protein MDLTIKTREILENSVKLAESGNNPAIEPSHILLAYLQDRESIVFSIIKLIVGNSSNIEDDLESYINTLAKSYGDTTASTLSGTSAKLLKKAEKEAEMFSDEYLSGEHILLALMDIKCRASEILLTKGITKKLILSSLKEIRGSSRVTSANPEDKYQILKKYTRDLTNLATKGKLDPVIGRDKEIRRVIQVLSRRTKNNPVLIGDPGVGKTAIAEGLALRIVNKDVPDSLLDKKILALDISSLLAGAKFRGEFEERLKGVIKEISESNGEIILFIDELHTLMGAGAAEGSNDASNMLKPALARGELRTIGATTLDEYRKYIEKDSAFERRFQQVYTGEPSVEDTITILRGIKDKYEIHHGVRINDEALIQAAVLSNRYITSRFLPDKAIDLVDEAASRLKIELESQPEILDKLERDILTLEIEKRSLLKEKSAKDKLEKIEESINSLSLEKNELKAKWLSEKKEIEEIQNLKKELESLTIKEAKCERDGDLEMAAKLRHGEIPRIKDLLEKRSHEVRETTLLKEEVREEDIADVISIWTGIPISKLLKGEADKYLTLEEHLEKRVVGQNHALEKISDAIRRNKSGLSDSKKPLGTFLFLGPTGVGKTELSKALAEFLFNDEKSLTRIDMSEYMEKHSVSRLIGAPPGYVGYDQGGQLTEAVRRRPYSVILFDEIEKAHPDVFNTMLQVFDDGRLTDGQGRIVDFTNSIIIMTSNIGSSYILDEKLSSQEIETRVEELLSSSFKPEFLNRVDEIITFNRLDSNLLYKIVEIELNKLKVLLDDKKLQIKVEDDVKKFLLERGYDPVLGARPIKRAIQKYLINPLSKELLKDRYSEGSVIITKIEDNSIVFD, encoded by the coding sequence ATGGATTTAACAATTAAAACACGGGAAATTTTAGAGAACTCAGTTAAACTTGCAGAGAGTGGAAACAACCCTGCAATAGAACCATCCCATATTCTTTTAGCATACCTACAGGATAGAGAGTCTATTGTCTTTTCAATAATTAAGTTAATTGTTGGTAATAGTTCAAATATAGAGGATGATCTTGAATCCTACATAAATACACTAGCAAAGTCCTATGGGGATACTACAGCTTCAACACTTTCTGGAACATCTGCTAAACTACTTAAAAAAGCTGAAAAAGAGGCTGAGATGTTCTCGGATGAGTATCTAAGTGGTGAGCATATTCTATTAGCCCTTATGGATATAAAATGCAGGGCATCAGAAATATTATTGACAAAAGGGATCACAAAAAAATTAATACTCTCATCTCTAAAGGAGATAAGGGGAAGTAGTAGGGTTACATCAGCTAATCCTGAGGATAAATACCAAATATTAAAAAAATATACCAGGGATCTTACAAATCTTGCGACAAAGGGGAAACTAGACCCGGTTATTGGAAGGGATAAGGAGATAAGAAGAGTTATACAGGTCTTATCTAGAAGAACAAAAAATAACCCGGTATTAATTGGAGATCCAGGGGTGGGTAAAACCGCTATTGCCGAGGGGTTGGCCCTTAGAATTGTAAATAAGGATGTTCCAGACTCGTTACTTGATAAAAAAATATTAGCCCTAGATATTAGTTCTTTATTAGCAGGTGCTAAATTTAGAGGTGAGTTTGAAGAGAGATTGAAGGGTGTTATTAAGGAGATCTCAGAGTCAAATGGGGAGATAATTCTTTTTATAGATGAGTTACATACTCTAATGGGGGCAGGAGCAGCCGAGGGATCTAATGATGCCTCAAATATGTTAAAACCCGCCTTAGCTAGGGGGGAACTAAGAACAATTGGGGCTACCACATTAGATGAGTATAGAAAATATATCGAGAAAGATAGTGCCTTTGAGAGACGTTTTCAGCAGGTCTATACAGGGGAGCCATCGGTTGAAGATACAATAACTATTTTAAGAGGAATTAAGGATAAGTATGAGATCCATCACGGAGTAAGAATTAATGATGAAGCATTAATCCAAGCTGCAGTGTTATCAAATAGGTATATTACATCAAGGTTTTTACCGGATAAGGCTATCGACTTAGTAGATGAGGCTGCAAGTAGACTTAAAATAGAGCTAGAGAGTCAACCTGAAATTCTAGATAAATTAGAACGGGATATCCTAACCCTGGAGATAGAGAAAAGATCTCTACTTAAGGAGAAGTCTGCTAAGGATAAATTAGAGAAAATTGAAGAGAGTATTAATTCATTAAGCTTGGAGAAAAATGAGTTAAAAGCGAAATGGCTAAGTGAGAAAAAAGAGATAGAAGAGATTCAGAACCTAAAAAAAGAGTTAGAGAGTTTAACAATTAAAGAGGCTAAGTGTGAAAGGGATGGGGATTTAGAGATGGCTGCAAAACTTCGCCATGGAGAGATTCCTAGAATTAAGGATCTATTAGAAAAAAGATCACATGAAGTTAGGGAAACAACCCTATTAAAAGAGGAAGTAAGGGAGGAGGATATTGCAGATGTTATATCTATATGGACAGGTATTCCAATCTCTAAACTTTTAAAGGGAGAAGCGGATAAGTATTTAACTCTAGAAGAGCATTTAGAGAAGAGGGTAGTTGGTCAAAACCACGCCTTAGAAAAAATATCAGATGCAATAAGACGGAACAAATCAGGGCTCTCTGATAGTAAAAAACCTTTAGGTACATTTCTATTTTTAGGACCTACAGGGGTTGGTAAAACAGAGTTATCTAAGGCCTTAGCTGAGTTTCTTTTTAACGATGAAAAATCCCTAACCAGGATCGATATGAGTGAGTATATGGAGAAACACTCTGTTAGCAGACTAATCGGGGCCCCTCCAGGATATGTTGGTTATGATCAGGGAGGCCAGTTAACCGAAGCTGTTAGACGAAGGCCCTACTCTGTTATTCTATTTGATGAGATAGAGAAGGCACACCCAGATGTTTTTAATACAATGCTCCAGGTCTTTGATGATGGAAGATTAACAGATGGCCAGGGACGAATTGTGGATTTTACAAACTCAATAATTATTATGACAAGTAATATAGGTAGCTCCTATATTCTAGATGAGAAGTTAAGTAGCCAAGAGATTGAAACTAGAGTAGAGGAGTTATTAAGTAGTAGTTTTAAACCTGAGTTCCTTAATAGGGTAGATGAAATTATTACATTTAATAGACTTGACTCAAATTTACTTTATAAAATTGTTGAAATTGAGTTAAACAAATTAAAGGTTTTATTAGATGATAAAAAACTACAAATTAAAGTGGAGGATGATGTTAAAAAGTTTCTTTTAGAAAGGGGGTATGATCCGGTATTAGGAGCAAGACCTATTAAAAGGGCTATACAAAAATATCTAATAAATCCTCTATCTAAGGAGTTATTAAAAGATAGATATTCTGAGGGTAGTGTAATAATAACCAAAATAGAAGATAACTCAATTGTTTTTGATTAA
- a CDS encoding POTRA domain-containing protein, giving the protein MKKKIFLIVYTSLTLLLFSKEYVVDQINISGLTRTKYSTVLNIIGVNKGSVVDESIDSQIEQDLLSAGIFQKNIGVNIVNITDTTIQLNIELMERWTLIPIPVGFVSSDSWLAGGVFIESNLLGLNQTLVSGLFVNSEKISGFSAWVNPNFLDSNYSFGLSTSFNRGGIDHLDISGKDVLSSYNEERLALSISLGRDLKWNFGVLLSTGIEGFKALDPTGYLGNSGVDELFFNNSLTLSYKDLYFSNFFTDGWDINLEYKVSSSKNYLYNPSLLLKINRTFLFNDNYLLKTGINSGWQGSIDYKPIFIGGVEGSRVLPSGQVAIEKYADSLVSFEPVIYSPSWGSFTLPVYYEAGIFTSLEGVNEFWHGPGVGFRFYVDKVAIPALGADFTWDLERGLFKVAVSVGGTGGG; this is encoded by the coding sequence ATGAAAAAAAAGATATTTTTAATAGTTTATACATCTTTAACCCTACTTTTATTCTCTAAGGAGTATGTGGTTGATCAGATTAATATAAGTGGGTTAACAAGAACTAAATACTCTACGGTTTTAAATATTATTGGAGTAAATAAGGGTTCAGTTGTTGATGAGAGTATAGATTCCCAAATAGAGCAGGATCTCCTATCCGCAGGAATTTTTCAGAAAAACATTGGTGTTAATATAGTAAATATTACAGATACTACTATTCAACTAAATATTGAACTAATGGAGCGTTGGACGTTAATACCTATACCTGTTGGTTTTGTAAGTTCTGATAGTTGGTTAGCTGGTGGAGTTTTTATAGAGTCTAACCTACTTGGATTAAACCAGACTTTAGTATCTGGACTTTTTGTAAATAGTGAAAAAATATCGGGGTTTTCCGCTTGGGTTAATCCTAATTTTTTAGATTCTAACTACTCATTTGGGCTATCTACAAGCTTCAATAGAGGGGGTATAGATCATCTAGATATTTCTGGAAAAGATGTTTTATCCTCATATAATGAGGAGAGATTAGCTTTATCAATTTCCCTAGGAAGGGATTTAAAGTGGAATTTTGGAGTTCTATTATCCACAGGTATCGAGGGGTTTAAAGCCTTAGATCCTACAGGTTACCTAGGTAATAGTGGTGTAGATGAGCTCTTTTTTAATAACTCATTAACTCTATCTTATAAGGATCTCTACTTTTCTAATTTCTTTACTGATGGGTGGGATATTAACTTAGAGTATAAAGTATCAAGTTCTAAAAACTATTTATATAACCCTAGTTTACTTCTAAAAATTAATAGAACATTTCTATTTAATGATAACTACCTATTAAAAACTGGTATTAATAGTGGATGGCAAGGTAGTATAGATTATAAGCCAATCTTTATAGGTGGTGTTGAGGGAAGTCGTGTCCTACCATCTGGACAAGTGGCTATAGAGAAGTATGCAGACTCTCTAGTCTCCTTTGAACCTGTTATCTACTCTCCTTCTTGGGGTAGTTTTACCCTTCCTGTCTACTATGAAGCGGGTATTTTTACCTCCCTAGAAGGAGTTAATGAGTTTTGGCACGGTCCAGGAGTTGGATTTAGGTTTTATGTTGATAAAGTTGCTATACCTGCGCTAGGTGCAGACTTTACATGGGATTTAGAGAGAGGTCTGTTTAAAGTAGCAGTTTCTGTTGGTGGAACAGGTGGTGGTTGA
- the ilvA gene encoding threonine ammonia-lyase, biosynthetic — MSDIYIKKILSAKVYDVAIETPIDEAIFLSKRIKNRVFIKREDLQPVFSFKLRGAYNKMYQLTDKEKLLGIVAASAGNHAQGVALAAKKLGIKATIVMPVTTPKIKVISVREHGAEVILFGDNFNEALEYAKKLESKNSLIFIHPYDDPEVIAGQGTIGMEISRQFPNTIDYIFIPVGGGGLAAGVGTYLKYLRPDIRVIAVESDESACLKAALESDSRVILDRVGIFADGVAVKQIGENTFDLCKSCIDEVITVNTDEICAAIKDLFEDTRSIAEPAGALSLAGLKKYCEENNIEDKTVMAIESGANVNFDKLRFISEVSEFGERREFLLSVTIPEERGSFRKFCIELGEHSITEFNYRTSNKKQATILVGVRVKHKKGELEKLISHLEKCNYTVSDLTDSDSAKRHVRHMVGGHRLNEQINEAVFSIDFPEKPGALTNLLNKLEDSWNISMFHYRNEGSVVGRGLIGFQYKNENKEDLLETLDRVGYNYLNMENDKAYNLFLG, encoded by the coding sequence ATGAGTGACATTTATATAAAAAAAATACTTAGTGCAAAAGTTTATGATGTTGCAATAGAGACACCAATAGACGAAGCTATTTTTCTTAGTAAAAGAATAAAAAATAGGGTTTTTATTAAAAGAGAAGATCTTCAGCCTGTTTTCTCATTTAAACTCCGGGGTGCCTATAACAAGATGTATCAATTAACAGATAAAGAGAAACTACTTGGTATTGTTGCTGCATCCGCTGGTAACCACGCCCAAGGAGTTGCCCTTGCAGCAAAAAAACTTGGTATTAAAGCAACTATTGTTATGCCAGTAACCACACCTAAAATTAAGGTTATATCAGTTAGGGAGCACGGTGCAGAAGTTATACTTTTTGGAGATAATTTTAATGAAGCCCTAGAGTACGCTAAGAAGTTAGAGTCAAAAAATAGTCTAATATTTATTCATCCCTATGATGATCCAGAAGTTATAGCTGGACAGGGTACAATTGGTATGGAGATATCAAGGCAGTTTCCCAATACAATCGATTATATTTTTATTCCAGTGGGAGGTGGAGGCCTAGCCGCTGGAGTTGGAACATACCTTAAATATTTACGTCCTGATATAAGGGTTATTGCTGTTGAGTCTGATGAATCCGCCTGTTTGAAAGCAGCTTTAGAGTCAGATAGTAGAGTAATTTTAGACAGAGTTGGAATATTTGCCGATGGTGTTGCTGTAAAACAGATAGGGGAGAATACATTTGATCTATGTAAGAGTTGTATTGATGAAGTTATTACAGTAAATACAGATGAGATCTGCGCTGCTATTAAGGATTTATTTGAAGATACAAGGTCTATAGCAGAACCTGCAGGTGCCCTCTCCCTTGCAGGACTTAAAAAGTACTGCGAGGAGAATAACATAGAGGATAAAACTGTTATGGCAATTGAGAGTGGAGCAAATGTAAACTTTGATAAACTAAGATTTATCTCCGAAGTATCAGAATTTGGGGAGAGAAGGGAGTTCCTACTCTCTGTTACAATCCCTGAAGAGAGGGGAAGTTTTAGAAAGTTCTGTATTGAGTTAGGGGAGCATAGCATAACAGAGTTTAACTATAGAACTAGTAATAAAAAACAGGCAACAATTCTAGTAGGTGTTAGAGTTAAACATAAAAAGGGAGAGCTTGAGAAACTAATTAGTCACTTAGAAAAGTGTAACTATACCGTTTCCGATTTAACAGATAGCGATAGCGCAAAAAGACATGTTAGACACATGGTTGGTGGACACAGACTAAATGAGCAAATAAATGAAGCTGTATTTTCTATTGACTTCCCGGAGAAGCCTGGAGCTTTAACAAATCTACTTAACAAACTAGAGGATAGCTGGAATATCTCCATGTTCCACTATAGAAACGAAGGAAGTGTAGTAGGTAGAGGTTTAATTGGATTCCAATACAAAAATGAAAATAAGGAAGATCTTCTAGAGACTTTAGATAGGGTTGGATATAACTATTTAAATATGGAAAATGATAAGGCATATAACCTATTTT